A window of Miscanthus floridulus cultivar M001 chromosome 12, ASM1932011v1, whole genome shotgun sequence genomic DNA:
ACGGAGACAACGATTGTTTCAAATTGGAGATATTTACACTTTAATGTTTATGAATAATTAGGGCATCTGTAGCGTGCAAAAATCACCGGCCTTGAGGCCCAGCTGGCATCGTTAGGGGTGACCGCACATACATACCATCATAGGACCAAACTTCAAGATTGAGGCCGGGTctcaaagaattaaaaaaaaatcagcatGCTGCCATTGCCTCCGTCTCCAATCCCTACATCTCCTGCTGTCCAATGTCATCTTGCACAACATAGCCACCGCCCGACTGTCGGCAACTTTGGCGCTCCAACCAGCAGCAAAAAGGCCATGCAGAAGCAACCAACAATCCATGGGGAGAGCCGTCCACCTCTTCGTTCATTTCCCCAACTGGAAACGAGTCTTGCATGAAGCACCGGCTGGTGCCCGTCTTCACCAACTCTGTCCACTCATGTGCGGGCGAGGGAGGAGGAGCATCGGCTCTTGTGCTGACTTTAGCACCAAAGGACGCTCTCATGCCAGCGAACAGCTGGGGCGGCGGGATCTCACGCCAGTGGCGGTGCCTCTCACACGATCTGACACCAGGGGCATCGGTGAGAAGGGCTCCAACGGGGCAAGTGTGGGACGGGTGGATCTCGCATTGGCAGCGCTCTCGCGCTGATTGAGAGCAGGAGCAGAGGCAGCGGCCGGCAGGGAGTTCTACCGCTAGTGCGAGGTTGACCATGTGCGGACAaggatgggagaagaagagattggGGATTTCTTTTATGATGAACATGGGCCGCACCTTAAGACCCATATATATGAGACCTTATACATAAGAGAGGGAGACCTCAGCACAAGTGTGTCTCAGCTTATGGTTAAGGCCGGCCATACCCATTCCGGATGCCCTTATTTACTATGCCTGTTGAGGTCAGGACAGATAGCACAGATGTAACACTTGTCTTGAATCCACCTGCCCAAAAATCTTTATACCAAAAGCAACATCCCCTCACCACCTCTTACCCTCCGTCTAGCATAATTTTGTTGCTACCGATTCTTCCCTCCTTAGCACTCTTCTTACcccagcacctcctccaaacaTGCCACAACCCCACTCTTCCCACGCATGCACCCAGTATCACTTCAGTGCCTGTCTATCTTAACACGCTGCCCCTTGAGCGGCCTAGGTCGTGCCAGCAATTAAACTGCAGACATCAGTCCAAACCAGAGCAGCAGTGTTGCACCTAGGCCAATTTCAGGATCACGATACCGACAAATTTTACAAAGCAAGTACAATTCATTTAAACGCATAAATCCAATATACAAAACAACAAACCTCTAGAACAGCATAGCTCATTACAGATGAATTAACAGTTTTTCATTTTCCAAATGTGTACTGGTTCGTATAAGAACAATCTATTGCTATTTTGTTGTACATGTTTCAAAAGGGATCAAGGACCATGCAGTTCTATCTTACGTTAAAGTCTGCAAATCTCTGTAAAGGCTCAATTAAAAACTGGCAAGCCAGCATAAACTGGTTTCAACATGAACTCTTGCTCACAACTGTAACACTTATATCTATAATGCAGCATCAAAGCTCTGACTAAACCCATTTTGAGAACATCACCAAACAATGCGATTTGGACTGATGTCATCCAAATGCAAATGAAACTTTGCACATAAATAGGGCGTATTTCCATACCAGAAATACAAGGCATTGGCTGCAAAAAACGCAGCGCATCTAATGCACATCAAACTGCACAGGGACAGGTTTTAGGTAACACATGGTCACACGGCACGGGAACCTTGCATGATAAATTATTGCAATTAAAAACAAACGCTACAAATCAAAATGCACCCAACTAACAGGACTCACAAATGCGTTTGAGCAGCACAGGGGCCAGGGATAAAGAAATTACCTAGTGAGCCCGTTGCCGAGGCAGACCTAATCGCTCTCCTCCCCCTCCGCACCCTCATCCTCCTCAGAAACCACGTCAGCGTCGTCTTCGTCGTCCTCCGCGGCAGCCTCCTCCGGAGTGACGAGGTACGCCCCGGGCTGcgggggcgcgcggcggcgggttCGTGACGGGAGGATGTTGCTGAGATCTACCTCGGCCATCGGGTCTTCGACgagctcgtcgtcgtcgtcatcgctgccgccgccgccgccctcctcgtCGTCGCTGCTCTCGTCgctgtcgtcttcctcctcctcctcctcctcgactaccatcttgcccttacccttgtcaGCCGCGCTAGCCCTTGCCCTGGCCGCctcggccacggcggcggcctcCTCGTCGACGTCGGGACGCGCGGCCTTGGGGGTCGCGAGGTCGGCGTCGGCTTCCGCATCCGCCTCGGGCTTGCGCTTGGCCGGGGAGGGGGAAGGTGCCGGAGCCGGGACCTGGGCGGGGTCGGTGGCCACGGCCTGGGGCTCGCCGTCGGCGGTGGCCATCGCGCGGGTGGGGCGACGGGGGTTGAGCTAGGGTTTTAGGACGGTGAGCGCGGTGTTGTGTCGTCTAGCGAATGAAGAGCGGGGAAGAGAACTAGAGGATGTGGGCTTCGCAGCCTTAATGGTGGGTGGCGCGGTTTGGTGGGTTGGTGGGCATGACCTGCGTATGGGTTATGGGCCGTATTTCCGGCCTGGGCATGCCGCGGGCCTAACGATACTCTTGTGCTGCTGGCCTAACGATTCTCCTGTAGATGTTTCGAATCTTGATATTCTTCATAAACGTTTCTCTGCGGAATCATAATCATTTATGGAATTGTTTGGTTATCTCATTGGATTCTTGGAACTACAGTTAGGAGAAACCAGATTTTGAGTGTTTCTATGGACTAGTACAAAAACGAGCTAAGAAAGACGTTTCTCTTTGTGGCGTTTGGCGGCGGTTCTAGTGATTTTGCTGAGAATTTGTAACATTTCTCGATGTCAAACGCACCCTTAGTCAAACTATGACTGCCACAAAAAGTAAGGCGAACAAAATCGAAGCTACGCTTCTGGCAAAATTTAGCAAGAAAATGAGTCTATGACATATGAGATATAGTATACTAAGGAAGCGAGACACGCTATAGTGTGACAATGAACCAAAACTAGCAAAGAAATTATGGCATGACTAAGTGTGGCAATATTGGGCACGAACCAAACATGCACTAGGCTTTCAACTTTGGAGTTCATGGAGACGATGGCCAGGTCTCTCTGTGGCAAGTTGAAAGGTTGCATCGAATGACTTATGGATCATGTGGATTCATGGTCAGCCTTTTTCCCTTGTTAGATTAGAGGCAATCCATAATTGCATATCGCAAAGCGTGGCCGCAAATAACGCTTGCCAttgtcagaaaaaaaaaatcagtcgTTACCTTCACCTTGTGACTCCATTCGTCGTTCGCTCTTCCCTTAAGAGTTTGTCGGTGTCTACACAAGATTGTGCTTTCTCTCAAAACTCTCTTGCTTCTGGTTCGTAATCATTTACTCAATCCGCCCGGAGAAGAATACAATTCTAACATAGTATTGAGTTAAACCATTTTGAGGTTGATATAGTCTTTTGTAAGTTAATTAGACCATATTCAAGCGCTTATTTGATCAAAAGGTTACCATGTTAGATTGTTAGGATTTTTGAACTTTTAATTCCACGGTTGTAGTATTGATACCACAAAATCCTATAGCTACATATGATATGGATAAATTGATAATCACTAATTAAACCGTTATTACTAAAAGAGTTAGATCTTGTTTTTTTATTGAGGTAAACTATATtagtttcattttatcattcttTTAGTTTGTCTGTTGTAGTATCCACGTTATCTTTTATGAATAAATCTTTCAATTTAACTACTAGTAATATTATCTACTTTATTAGTTtatcatgttatcttgttaagataAAAGGTGTAAAGGTCCACATGACCTATTCGTCCAAGGGCGATTCAGCCCTTAGGAGGTCACGTAAGATCTCTCTGCTCATTTTCCTCCGTTTTTTTATGGAACTTCAGTCAGTTTCTGTCCAAAAAAAGCTAATACCTCGCCAAATGATGAACTTGGCCAGCTTATCCCTCGAGACCAACTTGTGCAGGTTAGCTAAATGCATATGTGAAGCCCTTTCATAGCCTCTGTGCTATCGTTTTCTATTTTCCCTAATCCTCACTCGTATCTCAGTATTCTCATTGCCCATTTTCCCCGAGCGTACGCTTGCTACCCGCGGCGCTAATCGACTCCCATGTGCGAGCTTTCCCTCTCCCGTGCGTGTCCTTGTTACCGGCGCCACTACGGTAGCTGCATGAGTATCTCAAAATACCAAAACTGAACTGAGGGAGTATTTTTTAGGTGAGTTTTCTAAGAACGGAGTGAGTACTTTTTAGGTGgtttttatttaaaaaatagcTAAATCTTATAAGTTGAAATATAGGCCCTAttcgttttgctgaaatttggcttatgctactGCTTATGTTTGAGAAGAAAACACTGTCCGTTCGCTGAAAAGAGTGCTATAGAACAGGGCCATAATTTTAGCTGGTTTCCGTTGCCCGAGCTCGAAAATGAACGCAGTGCTAAGTTTTTCGGGCAGCAGGGGTCGAGCCGCTTCTGCTGGCTTTTCCCCCCACCCGTGCCAGCGCCCATCCTCCTTGGTCCACTTCTCCCCTCGCATGCGCCTCCAGAACTACAGCGCCTCTAGAACTGCAAGTGTCATCGCTCACCGGTTGAAGCTTCTGTGGGTCTATTTGGTTGGGTGGCTAACTCCCAACCACTCTCTAGGAAGCTAACTTGCAGTTGTTTGGTAGCATGTAAACAACCCGTAGTTAGGCCCAACTAAGCCACTTTAGAGGCCTTAGCCAGGCTCTGCAAAAACAAGATGGAATTCTGTTTTTCGGTGGCCAGGCTTGCCATGGAGGCCCCTTGCCCGCTCCTCTCCCCCTTGGTGCTCATGGCCATGGAGGCCCCTTGCGTGCTCGCTTGGCTCGCCTCCCCGCCCCCCGGCGCAGCGGCGCCCCGCGCGTCCCCTCCCCCTCGGTGGAGCCCCGGTGCCCCTTCCCCCTCAGTGCAGCCCCAGCCCCTGCGCAGGCCATCCCGACGCGGACACACTCCGACAGTGGTCATGGAACTCGCGGCCATGGAGGCACAGGCAGGGGAGGCGCCGTCACCATCACCGGATTAGGCACCAGTCGAGATCACCGAACTAGCCACCCTTGTCCTCACCCACCTCATGCTCCTGGGCAACGAGACGTCCGGCGACGGCGTGCACCCGTAGCTCCCAAGTGGTGGTAGACCCTTCCTACACTACTCATGGTTCACCTCCGGCTACTGCTTCGCCTCCTCCTCCCATCGCCTCCCCACCCGAACCCTCCTCCGCCTCCCTCTTCCCAATCCGTCGCTGGGCTGCTCACTGTGCTTGTTAGGGTGCTAGTTGTGCTCGTTGGATGCTCACCGTGCACCCATTCAAGAGGTGTCGACTAGGTGTTCGACCAAATTTCTCAAAAGGGGTAAACTTACCGATTTAGAGAAGAGATGACTATATCAAAACAAATCAGGCAACCAAACACACTCTCGGACTAGCCAGGCTAAcgtagttgaaagctctagtttgattttggtgaattgatgaaaccctaagtgctaacctagtttatcaagtgatcataagataggtagcacacttcaagtggagaagctaatgaagatcataacatgacaatggtgatgggactgacgatgatcaagggcttaaatttaaaaagaagaaagagaaaaacaaaaagctcaaggcaaaggtataccttgtaggagctattttgttttggtgatcaagacactgtcgatgtttgaccacctgatagcctgccacgggggtacccggggcagtatgttcgggtttcagcgtatgcagaactcgacggttaacgcaagagacagtcgatttatcctggttcaggccctcgatcgcagatcgagtaatagccctacgtctagtcggtgtttgcctttacgttggattgattatgaagtgttgtgtcgtataattgttctgttgaactccctatctaaggagccctgccctcctttatatagtcaggaggtcagagtcctagtcggtttacaatgagaattcctagtaggattacgaagtaacactgctactaagattataggagaagagtcctagttagactaggtcttctacCTTCCTTaccggggtatcctgtgggtcccacactgacaagcccccgagcacttcatggttgagttctggaagtcTCGTCttattccttcaagtcttgttgagtaggaacaagcgtctgtccgagtgctttcttgattgaaaccgtgtagcgcttcgtgagatctttgcgtggtgagtacctttttgaaaaaaagtactcccatatggatgtagcccccgagcctcttgctgtttggcacaaggagcttgagggtcttttttGTAACTTTCCTGATTCTTTGTCGAAAGGCTCCCCGACTTCTTTGTTGAAAAGGGGCTCTGATGTAgctgtgttcgggttctttttgtcttgtggTCCCTGacgtcgtctgtcttgaagaagcatTCTGAGTGGTGTGcgcttttttggagaaaaaagtgcactcactgagtgtagccctcgagcctcatgctatttgaaacaaaaagttggagggtcttgaatctgagttgtttgatagaactatatacctctccttttgcagcccccgagcatatatccggattgttttgttcaggaaggaCTTGGAAGCAGGGTTTTGGCATATTCTCTAgtggtctgctgttgtcagatgtagttgtatggtgatggttgagtgtgaatgccttttgttcatgggttgtactgcgtcggtatattcttccgaatatgcccgtcttcgagtactgttctcTCCCGCCTAAGTCTTTCATTATTGAGtcttgtcttttcactgtgtcctttgtttaggcttattttgttggtactcctagtcctatatgcaccgctcctttgatctataaataccctcctggagtgcttgctttcatccattgaacattctattgaaacctttgtgatcactaacatggtagtttgtgaagtagagcagcccccgagcgTGTTTcgtagttcttgtgtgtcttgtcagtagttggaggaagtcttgtgatgtggactttgttccttcatctggcagttctgggctGATCCTCGTCGTctatcttgagactgtccggtgcagatcaacaccatatccagtatcacatcggtcttgggtagacagatgcctgtcggCCTTCTCTACTCCATATTGTCCTGCCGTGctactgatttccgccttggatgcactacagtccatcctttgaagaaaacagtgtagccaatggcggtttgtccttcgaGTAGCAATTtagggacacgtagtcgttcctaAAGTCCTAGCCGTGTTcgtgttcttctttgctactttgcttttcgtggtaccgagtatgttgggtcttgtaagatttgtaatcttctatttttgaagtcgcttgtaatggaaagaatcttgtcttctgagttgttatttacttttctgctgtagtTCCGGTTGTTAATgatattcccgagttctttcctgtaagaaccgagttcttatgttccttgtgaagttgcccttcttttcttctttgttgacaggttgttcttgcagttatctgattAATCCGCAGtagtgctagatggataagtctgaaatctgctcgTTGAAttataccattgtgtggatttgtgccctccgtcattttagctgtgtcggtaaataggaccattgcgttctcacacggtgctttaatAGGCCTGGTGGGCTGTTTTTAATGTTgtgaaatctatttaaagacccttcatcttctttttcttactacctttctcttgccttcaaaccctagctctcagtcatctgccatcgccattgccgccgctgtCTCTAGCACCGCTGTCTAGGCTTTCTTTTCCCCTAATTGCTTTTTGCCTCCAT
This region includes:
- the LOC136498448 gene encoding histone H2A.Z-specific chaperone chz-1-like; the protein is MATADGEPQAVATDPAQVPAPAPSPSPAKRKPEADAEADADLATPKAARPDVDEEAAAVAEAARARASAADKGKGKMVVEEEEEEEDDSDESSDDEEGGGGGSDDDDDELVEDPMAEVDLSNILPSRTRRRAPPQPGAYLVTPEEAAAEDDEDDADVVSEEDEGAEGEESD